One Doryrhamphus excisus isolate RoL2022-K1 chromosome 17, RoL_Dexc_1.0, whole genome shotgun sequence genomic region harbors:
- the tent5aa gene encoding terminal nucleotidyltransferase 5A has translation MSGGDNSSTSGRLPETESGSVSVLSWEQVQRLDAILTETIPIHGRGNFPTLQMQPRQIVKVVRSRMEERNIHVRDVRLNGSAASHILHEDSGLGFKDLDLIFCADMKGESDFQIVKDIVLDCLLDFLPDCVNKEKITPLTLKEAYVQKMVKVCNDSDRWSLISLSNNRGKNVELKFVDSLRRQFEFSVDSFQIKLDSLLLFYECSENAMTATFHPTIMGESVYGDFSEALDHLRRKIICTRNPEEIRGGGLLKYCHLLVRGFRAASESEMKSLQRYMCSRFFIDFPDIGEQQRKLESYLQNHFVGLEDRKYDYLMTLHGVVNESTVCLMGHERRQTLGLIAMLAVRVLAEQNVIPNVANVTCYYQPAPYVADGNFSNYYIAQVQPVFACQQPAYSTWLPCN, from the exons ATGTCAGGGGGCGACAACAGCTCCACTAGCGGCCGTCTTCCTGAAACCGAAAGCGGCAGCGTCAGCGTCTTGAGCTGGGAGCAAGTGCAGCGCCTGGACGCCATCCTGACGGAGACCATCCCCATCCACGGACGAGGAAACTTCCCCACGCTGCAGATGCAACCCAGGCAGATTGTCAAAGTGGTGCGAAGCAGGATGGAGGAGAGAAACATCCACGTCCGGGACGTCCGGTTAAACGGCTCTGCGGCCAGCCACATCCTGCATGAAGACAGCGGACTGGGCTTCAAGGACCTTGACCTCATATTTTGCGCAGATATGAAAGGAGAGAGTGACTTCCAGATTGTGAAGgacattgttctggactgtctTCTGGACTTTTTACCCGACTGTGTGAATAAAGAGAAGATTACTCCCTTAACTTTAAAG GAAGCCTACGTGCAGAAGATGGTGAAGGTTTGTAACGACTCCGACCGCTGGAGCCTCATCTCCCTGTCCAACAATCGGGGCAAGAACGTGGAGTTGAAGTTCGTGGACTCTCTCCGCCGTCAGTTTGAGTTCAGTGTGGACTCGTTCCAGATCAAGCTGGACTCCCTGCTGCTCTTCTACGAGTGCTCGGAGAACGCCATGACCGCCACGTTCCATCCCACCATCATGGGGGAAAGCGTGTACGGCGACTTCAGCGAGGCTTTGGATCACCTCCGCCGCAAGATCATCTGCACCCGGAATCCGGAGGAGATCCGAGGCGGCGGCTTGCTGAAGTACTGCCACCTGCTTGTGAGGGGCTTCCGGGCCGCCTCGGAATCCGAGATGAAGTCTCTTCAACGTTACATGTGCTCACGTTTCTTCATTGACTTCCCCGACATCGGCGAGCAGCAACGCAAGCTGGAGTCCTACCTTCAAAACCACTTTGTGGGCCTGGAGGACCGCAAGTACGACTACCTGATGACGCTCCACGGGGTGGTCAACGAGAGCACGGTGTGCCTCATGGGACACGAGAGGCGGCAGACTCTAGGGCTCATCGCCATGTTGGCGGTGCGCGTTCTGGCCGAGCAGAACGTCATTCCCAACGTGGCAAACGTCACCTGTTACTACCAGCCCGCTCCGTACGTGGCAGACGGCAACTTCAGCAACTACTACATCGCGCAGGTCCAGCCGGTGTTTGCGTGCCAGCAGCCCGCCTACTCCACCTGGCTGCCCTGTAACTGA